The Pochonia chlamydosporia 170 chromosome 1, whole genome shotgun sequence genome window below encodes:
- a CDS encoding SNF2 family helicase (similar to Cordyceps militaris CM01 XP_006669797.1) has protein sequence MTQVLPLATRDMETVSASFHPHMSLEKPLRSSGGFNLTTDGRQSPSPFRSGSGRKRASTINIANANHGMFEPLNISSSGQDGSRDIICLCTPAPKIPRPRNAFILYRQHHQSQVTAENPKLSNPEISKIIGDKWKHESEDVKENWKKLAEEEKQRHQHQYPNYRYQPRRGAKNQSNWASTSPTDEHGRCPKCHGRSISTPRTPSTPYLTSPAGSFTLGSQPQSGMRRMDSGALSRRSSFEQSPTSGLPFHHQLPPVRDVEKSEPSSPEIKRRRANGAGGYHAIAGTHGAYTTRPPPPDLRRTPPDGAAGLMRHYAATTLPDLASLPRSQSGPMPPPLRPPGSSSWSLDKESLNRRHSGFDESLRLPPLQTSIPPSPSKSPAVDSRHVGIPSTRLNVSPATEPHSTSLETMATKEPSLTQRLNILSSITSPLPSAGRHGPRGDKRGAFIAVEGKANQSLLAEVGRSIEKAIVAGGDVALKVWSAESDEHEGVSVKTPARVGKGDDVDADHVLSSYFETILSWRQKSKQISHHISGGCNEWNAQDQNQEKDAKVAQALSTEACTPPEDDRGPAVAPKTPVALVKGGFSLTIADKYASAMTSSDKYTLVDHWKWIASLWRGIPNPDLAVYVEECAEDDGTKPGILDSSKDNGLIVVRVPVGKGLDEATERRMAFEVMEWVREGTFRH, from the exons ATGACCCAAGTACTACCCTTGGCCACTCGAGACATGGAAACCGTGAGTGCTTCTTTTCATCCTCACATGAGCCTTGAGAAGCCTTTGAGGAGCAGCGGAGGCTTCAACCTGACAACAGACGGGAGACAGTCCCCTAGCCCCTTCAGATCGGGTTCGGGGAGGAAGAGAGCGTCAACTATCAACATTGCAAATGCCAACCACGGCATGTTTGAGCCGCTCAACATCAGCTCCTCTGGTCAAGATGGCTCTCGCGATATAATATGTCTGTGTACTCCAGCACCCAAGATACCCAGACCAAGAAATG CGTTCATTTTATATCGCCAGCACCATCAGTCCCAAGTTACTGCCGAGAATCCAAAGCTTTCAAATCCTGAAATATCCAAAATCATCGGAGATAAGTGGAAACACGAAagcgaggatgtcaaggagaactggaagaagcttgcagaggaagagaagcaacGTCACCAGCATCAGTATCCGAACTATCGATACCAGCCTCGAAGGGGGGCTAAGAACCAGAGCAACTGGGCAAGCACATCGCCGACAGATGAACATGGCCGATGTCCAAAGTGTCATGGCCGTTCTATTTCGACTCCGAGGacaccctcaacaccatacTTGACATCACCAGCGGGAAGCTTCACACTGGGGTCTCAACCCCAATCAGGCATGAGGCGGATGGACTCTGGTGCCTTGTCTCGTCGATCGAGCTTTGAGCAATCTCCGACCAGTGGGCTGCCGTTTCATCACCAGCTGCCACCCGTTAGAGATGTGGAAAAGAGCGAACCGAGCTCCCCGGAGATTAAACGGCGACGTGCGAACGGTGCTGGCGGATACCATGCGATTGCTGGAACACATGGAGCGTacacaaccagaccaccaccaccagacttgagacGCACGCCGCCGGATGGTGCAGCCGGTTTGATGAGGCATTACGCCGCAACGACTCTgccagacttggccagccTTCCAAGGTCCCAGAGCGGTCCCATGCCACCACCTCTCCGGCCGCCCGGGTCCTCTTCGTGGTCACTGGACAAAGAATCCTTAAACCGCCGACACAGTGGGTTTGACGAGTCTCTTCGCTTGCCGCCTCTCCAAACGTCAATTCCTCCCTCGCCGTCGAAGTCACCAGCTGTGGATAGTAGGCATGTGGGCATCCCGTCAACGAGATTAAATGTCTCACCTGCGACGGAGCCACATTCGACAAGTTTAGAGACAATGGCGACAAAGGAGCCAAGTTTGACTCAAAGATTAAACATTCTGTCGAGTATCACTTCACCGTTGCCTTCTGCAGGTCGGCACGGTCCGCGTGGTGACAAACGAGGAGCGTTTATTGCTGTTGAAGGGAAAGCTAACCAAAGTCTTCTCGCTGAGGTTGGCAGATCTATAGAGAAGGCAATAGTGGCCGGTGGAGATGTTGCTCTCAAAGTTTGGTCAGCCGAATCTGACGAGCATGAAGGTGTTTCAGTAAAGACTCCTGCCAGGGTCGGAAAAGGCGACGATGTTGACGCGGATCATGTGCTCTCATCATACTTCGAGACCATTCTTTCTTGGCGGCAAAAGTCGAAACAGATTTCCCATCACATCTCAGGTGGTTGTAATGAATGGAATGCGCAGGACCAGAACCAGGAAAAGGACGCAAAGGTTGCGCAAGCTTTATCGACCGAAGCATGCACCCCTCCCGAAGATGATAGAGGGCCTGCCGTTGCACCCAAAACGCCAGTTGCCTTGGTAAAGGGTGGCTTTAGTCTGACCATCGCCGACAAATATGCCTCTGCCATGACCAGCTCGGACAAATACACACTTGTGGATCATTGGAAATGGATCGCCAGCCTTTGGCGCGGAATCCCAAATCCTGATTTGGCTGTGTATGTGGAAGAATGTGCGGAAGACGACGGGACCAAACCAGGCATACTGGATAGCTCAAAGGACAACGGATTGATTGTCGTCAGAGTACCAGTAGGGAAaggcttggatgaagcaaCTGAGCGGAGGATGGCATTTGAGGTGATGGAATGGGTGAGAGAGGGAACCTTTCGGCATTAA
- a CDS encoding involucrin repeat protein (similar to Cordyceps militaris CM01 XP_006669788.1) has product MNGYPTGRSPYDYGASNLTPPDSSINDKSDAYREDGNINGLAQDASRRNQTTDPNSTPRSARVDLKDPIQIHLLTETALSDSKGYEILSQEEVDELKKQAALLTQRVESTRSNLAIQSKYRDAAASMARLKGPGQDDQRRDQEAERERIELERKCDELASELLDLEKRLLVPHRKIVEHTAAILQLTHKASRRKTAPLNGQPVNGIPGSPESLYTYSHSRNSLDQIGDDAYFDEAGGYHLDGMDRSRKNAIEIPLKSPIREQNQLRVELDRMREENTHLRSQTDGLLKKLQGLNVSLRDTIVRFNPEVNRAYDDPPRMSATPEIKLADLLKSQVEYLESGLVAVQAEQESFNGGSQMGERLEAMNLQLRDLLMMSDPHYTPTPLPSDSDVNGQMAYLEDSIRSVDSQLARANSSTKAIDESGPVLTSLWDTMQRGFAEAKQRQDDRKRSRIDKGLPENDVEMSDDEGFDTDEPYSLDSFSDRVRWMHTQAITLRDQKYVLKRQIKQQRELNNKSDAEKDEELSRKQEELEKSRQLLSRAEKDAMDAQKMLSDTMADLEDARNAADASGAAKLEIEDRNAKITQLEKSLKAAQSSLAAAESGSKGTEGQLAALNARIDDITQSKKEAEETSRGLQQELAVKVRELDDAKKKVDDLESEMVDLKLDLTVAKAELDGAYGTRAERAADLAAVKESAKIEKLENEIKRLKNDIERLRTELTGMTDELQKVTNLSIASEKDKSQLEESLSEAEKAKASLEGELHNTRGKMAKLQEDLDGERLKIHGDGSRPGAGASMLSERFRATMREERKKFQDDLKEERLRCRKLEEELSKLKRSLGPGKSPLSPR; this is encoded by the exons ATGAACGGCTACCCGACGGGTAGATCCCCATATGACTACGGGgcctccaacttgacaccTCCGGACTCGAGCATCAATGATAAATCGGACGCTTATagagaagatggcaacatCAATGGGCTCGCGCAAGATGCGTCGCGTCGAAATCAA ACAACCGACCCGAACTCAACGCCACGCTCGGCGCGAGTCGATCTGAAAGATCCCATTCAAATCCACTTGCTCACCGAGACGGCTCTTTCAGACAGCAAGGGATACGAAATTCTGTCCCAGGAGGAAGTGGAcgagctgaagaagcaggcaGCGCTTCTCACCCAGCGCGTAGAATCTACGAGATCGAACCTCGCCATCCAGTCCAAGTATcgagatgctgcagcatccATGGCCCGGCTCAAAGGCCCTGGCCAAGATGACCAACGGCGCGACCAGGAAGCTGAGCGCGAGAGGATCGAACTGGAGCGCAAGTGCGATGAGCTGGCTTCGGAACTGCTGGACCTGGAAAAACGACTTCTTGTACCACATCGGAAAATCGTCGAGCACACCGCAGCTATCCTCCAATTAACGCACAAGGCGAGCAGGAGGAAGACTGCGCCGCTGAATGGACAACCCGTCAACGGTATTCCTGGCAGCCCTGAGAGCCTATATACCTACTCCCACAGCAGAAATAGCCTGGACCAAATTGGCGACGACGCATACTTTGACGAAGCCGGCGGCTATCACTTGGACGGAATGGATCGATCCAGAAAGAACGCGATTGAGATTCCTCTGAAGTCCCCGATCCGTGAGCAGAATCAACTTCGAGTGGAATTGGACCGTATGCGAGAGGAGAATACGCATCTGCGTTCACAAACGGATGGGCTTTTGAAGAAACTACAAGGCCTCAACGTTTCGCTTCGTGACACCATTGTTCGATTTAATCCAGAGGTAAATCGAGCGTACGATGACCCACCGCGCATGTCTGCGACCCCCGAAATCAAGCTGGCGGATTTGCTCAAAAGTCAGGTTGAGTATCTGGAGAGCGGCTTGGTTGCCGTGCAGGCCGAGCAGGAGTCTTTCAATGGTGGCAGCCAGATGGGAGAGCGTCTTGAGGCAATGAACCTTCAGCTGCGAGATCTCCTCATGATGTCAGATCCTCACTACACGCCAACACCTCTGCCGTCAGACTCTGATGTCAACGGACAAATGGCATACCTCGAGGACTCTATTCGATCTGTCGACTCTCAGCTGGCTCGTGCCAATTCCTCCACCAAAGCAATAGACGAGTCCGGCCCTGTTCTGACTAGTCTCTGGGACACAATGCAAAGAGGTTTCGCGGAAGCCAAACAGCGCCAGGACGACCGGAAGAGAAGCCGAATCGACAAGGGCCTGCCCGAAAACGATGTGGAAATGTCTGACGACGAGGGATTCGACACGGATGAGCCCTACTCTCTGGACTCATTCTCAGACAGAGTACGGTGGATGCACACACAAGCCATTACTCTGAGAGATCAGAAGTATGTGCTCAAGCGGCAAATTAAGCAGCAGCGGGAGCTCAACAACAAGTCCGACGCCGAAAAGGACGAAGAACTGTCGAGAAAACAGGAGGAGCTCGAAAAGAGCCGACAGCTTTTGAGTCGTGCCGAAAAGGACGCCATGGACGCTCAAAAGATGCTGTCAGACACCATGGCCGACTTGGAGGATGCACGAAACGCCGCCGACGCTAGCGGAGCCGCCAAACTTGAGATTGAAGATCGCAATGCCAAGATTACCCAACTGGAGAAGAGCCTCAAGGCTGCTCAAAGCAGCTTGGCTGCCGCAGAGTCAGGAAGCAAGGGAACCGAGGGCCAGCTGGCCGCTCTCAATGCCCGCATTGATGACATCACGCAAAGCAagaaggaggcagaggaaaCGAGTAGGGGCCTGCAGCAGGAGCTGGCGGTCAAGGTGAGGGAGCTGGACgacgccaagaagaaagtgGACGACTTGGAATCAGAAATGGTTGATCTCAAGCTTGATCTCACGGTGGCCAAGGCGGAACTGGACGGTGCTTATGGAACCCGTGCAGAACGCGCGGCCGATCTTGCAGCCGTCAAAGAGAGCGCCAAGATAGAGAAGCTTGAAAACGAGATTAAGAGGCTCAAGAACGACATCGAGCGACTGAGGACGGAACTCACCGGTATGACAGATGAGCTCCAAAAGGTCACCAACCTATCCATTGCTTCAGAAAAGGACAAGTCCCAGCTGGAAGAATCCTTGAGCGAGgcagaaaaggcaaaggccaGCCTTGAAGGAGAACTACACAACACGCGCGGGAAGATGGCCAAACTACAAGAGGACCTAGACGGCGAGCGACTCAAGATTCACGGCGATGGTTCCAGACCCGGAGCCGGTGCGTCAATGCTCAGCGAGCGCTTCAGAGCGACCATGAGAGAAGAGCGCAAGAAGTTCCAAGACGATCTAAAG GAGGAACGCCTCAGATGCCGCAAGCTAGAAGAGGAGCTCAGCAAACTGAAGCGCAGTTTGGGACCCGGCAAAAGTCCCCTAAGTCCACGGTAG
- a CDS encoding dynactin (similar to Coccidioides immitis RS XP_001245589.1) has translation MPDFKPGQIVQLSDGRKATVRFAGQTNFQVGEWVGVELEDKSGKNDGSVQGVRYFDCPMGYGMFVKPMMATIVSQPPSSKPTSRKPARPSSFNPAATKAAPSGDVALAKRRSLNAPSPSPVPKSRPTSLVRSPAKSPTKQLSAASSTSASRTGTPSNARVPSASAVGAARNRTSVGGQRTSMGPPAVPASRTTRVSSISSVASRTGAAHTRSVSGVRPPGSMRPLARPDSGRTPSVDSQAGRDSGSADDTGPASPLKSDGEILSPQPTSPATGRAKALERIAAETSPGASSSPPPTKRAAPTTTASRSTPNAALNRENEDLKAKLKVLERKRLQDRDKLLQIDRIQGERDKFEGIIQKLQQKYQPQQQENSELRNQLKEAESRFISIEKEQADLEAELELSVVNRQIAELDLEESQAQLEALKLKSEELELKVELLEAENADFSKGMTPEERASAGWMQMESTNERLREALIRLRDITQDQEKELRDQIAGLEDDVKEFARIRDEHDLTKEKLVQSEDAVLELKERLGDVFEFENMIEELTNKNQNLSNHIDELDDEILGLKELNQDGDELIVIHELDKKDMQMDLDFKDSVIMEQARRAGQQQSQIDDMSHTISRFRELVESLQADLDDMRASQAVTEGESEKLNDRSRAMMDLNMKLQISVAKAQVKTVDLELRRLDAQEAEQHLEIVKLFLPDSYREDQDSVLALLRFRRLAFKANLVNGLIKERINGQPHPGHEDDVLAGCDAVDKLVWVAAVCDRFVNDISHCTTEQFSAYQNSLLELEPVERALNGWIDGLRRDDLKEKKCAEELQRTIALMSHLAEVHISNGLPSFADEVYMSSLVVQSHLDSAVISLSIIKGMIQRAIPEEEEDEMCQLFAKKLDTVITQTRSTKVVAGKAVRALEDLKTRSLSLLPDTKSVFEDCEQSSRELTNLARSIGNQVHLLLTQDEGRTDPFTYGEIQNAIHQAVLDATSASETDTFSAYLTKLRIVTGQISDVAALATDLDQTEEFEVHAAPWKLRSQELKALKTVPVDAEEELRRLKEEHNEARRTIALRDEHISTVVLKIETLESRMRDAQANIERIGSLQKELEASGEQVANLKEDIEKQDRELKSLESERDKWKKIASDSRAYADGADAAGMKAGQERAVATAREMDALKKDIEGLQSAVRYLREDNRRARMTEQQNHDWLAEPLKQPSTAAEQRKALVVAEGKDVLGELVRMATTAKVFDFSTLPKDKLAWKPAKSTPQYHAAKQMEDFAAWNAWQDSVLKKSSMLRTTDAVRTRLQNPAAQLQIRLPGSDGKMKTGSGIGRAVQIVGSREWEALQSRRIAI, from the coding sequence ATGCCGGACTTCAAGCCTGGCCAGATAGTTCAGCTCAGCGATGGCCGTAAGGCCACCGTTCGGTTTGCTGGCCAGACCAACTTCCAGGTTGGAGAgtgggttggtgttgagctcGAAGACAAGAGTGGAAAAAATGATGGCAGCGTCCAAGGAGTCAGGTACTTTGATTGTCCTATGGGATATGGTATGTTCGTCAAAccgatgatggcaacaatCGTTTCACAACCTCCGAGCTCCAAACCTACCTCTCGCAAACCAGCCCGCCCCAGCAGCTTCAATCCGGCAGCAACAAAGGCGGCCCCTAGCGGCGACGTTGCCCTCGCTAAGAGGAGGAGTCTGAATGCTCCAAGCCCCAGCCCGGTGCCAAAATCTCGCCCTACCAGTCTCGTGAGGTCTCCGGCGAAATCCCCAACGAAACAGCTCAGCGCTGCCTCAAGcacttctgcttctcgaaCTGGTACCCCATCAAATGCCAGAGTTCCGTCAGCGTCAGCAGTTGGAGCAGCTAGAAACAGGACGTCTGTCGGCGGACAGAGAACCTCAATGGGGCCGCCAGCTGTTCCTGCCTCACGTACGACACGAGTatcgtccatctcatctgTAGCATCCCGCACCGGTGCAGCTCATACCCGATCTGTGAGCGGAGTTCGGCCTCCAGGATCTATGCGCCCACTTGCACGACCAGACTCGGGACGGACGCCATCTGTGGATTCTCAGGCCGGGCGTGACAGTGGCTCAGCCGATGATACTGGGCCAGCTTCTCCCTTGAAGAGCGATGGGGAGATACTGTCACCACAGCCGACGAGTCCAGCTACGGGAAGAGCAAAAGCACTCGAGAGAATTGCGGCAGAAACGTCCCCAGGGGCGTCATCTAGTCCTCCGCCTACAAAACGCGCAGCCCCAACCACCACGGCCAGCCGATCTACCCCTAATGCCGCCCTGAACCGCGAAAACGAAGACCTGAAAGCGAAACTGAAAGTTCTTGAACGTAAACGACTCCAAGATCGAGATAAGCTACTTCAAATAGATAGGATTCAAGGCGAACGAGACAAGTTTGAGGGTATTATTCAGAAGCTTCAACAAAAGTATCAACCCCAACAGCAAGAGAATTCTGAGCTACGAAATCAACTCAAGGAAGCGGAATCCAGATTTATTTCTATTGAAAAAGAGCAGGCCGACCTCGAGGCCGAGCTTGAATTGTCTGTTGTAAATCGACAAATCGCCGAGTTGGATCTTGAGGAGTCCCAAGCGCAACTGGAGGCACTGAAGCTGAAATCAGAGGAACTGGAGCTCAAAGTAGAACTGCTGGAAGCTGAGAACGCAGATTTCAGCAAGGGAATGACGCCTGAAGAACGCGCCAGCGCTGGCTGGATGCAGATGGAAAGTACGAATGAACGCCTACGTGAGGCCTTGATACGACTGCGTGACATAACGCAGGATCAGGAGAAGGAATTGCGCGATCAGATTGCTGGACTTGAAGACGACGTCAAGGAATTCGCGAGAATCCGAGATGAACATGACTTGACAAAAGAGAAACTGGTCCAGTCAGAAGATGCCGTTTTGGAACTTAAAGAGCGACTTGGAGATGTTTTTGAATTCGAGAACATGATTGAAGAATTGACGAATAAGAACCAAAACCTGTCTAACCACATAGACGaacttgatgatgagattctCGGGCTCAAGGAGCTGAATCAGGACGGCGATGAGCTGATCGTCATCCAcgagctggacaagaaggataTGCAAATGGATTTGGATTTCAAGGACAGTGTCATCATGGAGCAAGCACGAAGAGCAGGACAACAACAATCGCAGATCGACGACATGTCTCACACAATTTCACGATTTCGCGAACTTGTGGAAAGCTTGCAAGCCGACTTGGATGATATGCGAGCTTCACAAGCCGTGACCGAAGGCGAATCTGAGAAGTTGAACGACCGGTCAcgagccatgatggatttgaACATGAAGCTCCAGATTTCGGTTGCAAAGGCACAAGTCAAAACTGTTGATTTGGAGCTGCGGCGCCTGGATgcccaagaagcagagcagcaCCTCGAAATCGTCAAGCTCTTCCTACCAGACTCATATAGGGAAGATCAGGATTCGGTCCTCGCTCTACTGCGTTTCCGAAGACTGGCTTTCAAGGCGAATCTTGTGAATGGACTGATCAAAGAGCGCATCAATGGGCAGCCTCATCCAGGTCATGAGGACGATGTACTTGCCGGATGCGACGCCGTTGACAAGCTGGTGTGGGTGGCAGCAGTGTGTGATCGATTCGTCAATGATATTAGTCACTGCACCACTGAACAGTTCTCAGCATACCAGAACTCCTTGCTTGAGCTTGAACCTGTTGAACGAGCGCTAAATGGTTGGATCGACGGTCTCCGTCGCGACGATCTCAAGGAAAAGAAGTGCGCCGAAGAACTGCAGCGAACAATCGCTCTCATGTCTCACTTGGCAGAGGTGCATATTTCAAATGGCTTGCCCAGTTTCGCAGACGAAGTATACATGTCATCGCTGGTTGTGCAGAGCCATCTCGACTCGGCCGTTATATCTCTCAGCATAATAAAGGGCATGATTCAGCGCGCAATTccggaggaagaggaggacgagATGTGCCAGCTCTTTGCAAAGAAGTTGGACACCGTCATTACGCAAACAAGAAGTACAAAGGTCGTGGCTGGAAAGGCTGTGCGCGCCTTGGAAGACTTAAAGACACGGTCGCTCTCATTGCTTCCTGACACGAAGTCAGTGTTTGAAGACTGCGAACAAAGCAGTCGCGAGCTGACGAACTTGGCCCGATCCATTGGCAACCAGGTACACTTGTTGCTCACGCAAGATGAAGGACGAACAGATCCGTTCACATACGGCGAAATTCAAAACGCTATTCACCAAGCTGTTCTGGATGCTACATCAGCCTCAGAAACTGACACCTTTTCTGCGTACCTTACCAAGCTGCGTATTGTTACTGGACAAATCAGTGACGtggctgccttggcaacAGATCTCGACCAGACCGAGGAATTTGAAGTCCATGCTGCCCCATGGAAGCTGCGGTCTCAAGAGCTAAAAGCTCTCAAGACCGTGcctgttgatgctgaagagGAACTACGACGCCTTAAGGAGGAACACAATGAAGCTCGCAGAACAATTGCCCTCAGGGATGAGCACATTAGCACTGTTGTTCTCAAGATTGAAACCCTGGAGTCGCGCATGCGTGATGCACAGGCCAATATCGAACGCATCGGCAGTCTTCAGAAAGAGCTTGAGGCATCGGGTGAACAAGTCGCCAATCTCAAAGAGGATATTGAGAAGCAGGACCGAGAACTCAAGAGCCTCGAATCCGAGCGAGACAAGTGGAAGAAGATTGCCAGCGACAGCCGGGCCTATGCCGACGGTGCAGATGCGGCTGGAATGAAGGCAGGACAAGAGCGGGCTGTCGCAACTGCACGTGAGATGGACGCACTGAAGAAGGACATTGAGGGCCTGCAATCTGCAGTCCGATACCTGCGAGAAGACAACCGCCGAGCGCGAATGACGGAGCAGCAGAACCACGACTGGTTGGCAGAGCCACTCAAGCAACCCTCAACGGCAGCGGAGCAGCGCAAGGCGCTCGTGGTGGCAGAAGGAAAAGATGTTCTAGGCGAGCTTGTGAGAATGGCCACCACAGCCAAGGTCTTTGACTTTTCTACATtgcccaaggacaagctcgCGTGGAAGCCAGCGAAATCAACTCCACAATACCATGCTGCCAAGCAGATGGAGGACTTTGCCGCCTGGAACGCCTGGCAAGACTCTGTGCTTAAGAAATCTTCCATGCTGCGTACGACTGACGCCGTCAGGACTCGTCTACAAAATCCAGCAGCACAGCTGCAAATTAGACTTCCTGGCTCGGATGGCAAGATGAAGACTGGGTCGGGAATAGGTCGGGCGGTTCAAATTGTCGGGTCTCGTGAGTGGGAAGCCCTACAGAGCAGGAGGATTGCCATCTGA
- a CDS encoding RuvB-like helicase 1 (similar to Coccidioides immitis RS XP_001247704.1), whose product MVQISEVKGNKRDNRTAAHTHIKGLGLKADGHAEKNAAGFVGQVPARESCGVVVDLIRAHKMAGRGVLLAGGPGTGKTALALAISQELGTKIPFCPIVGSEIYSTEVKKTEVLMENFRRAIGLKVRETKEVYEGEVTELTPEEAENPLGGYGKTISTLLIGLKSAKGQKKLRLDPSIYEAIQKERVTVGDVIYIEANTGACKRVGRSDAYATEFDLEAEEYVPIPKGEVHKKKEIVQDVTLHDLDVANARPQGGQDIMSMMGQLMKPKMTEITEKLRAEINKVVSKYIDQGVAELVPGVLFIDEAHMLDVECFTYLNRALESPIAPIVVLASNRGMCTIRGTDDIVAAHGIPTDFLARLLIIPTAPYQADEIKQIVRIRASTEGVAITDAAIDKISDHGVRISLRYCLQLLTPASILAKANGRSQIDVQDVSECEDLFLDARRSASLLSSEAGRGYIS is encoded by the exons atggTCCAGATCAGCgaggtcaaaggcaacaaGCGGGATAACCGCACGGCagcacacacacacatcaaGGGCCTTGGATTGAAGGCTGATGGACACGCGGAGAAGAATGCAGCTGGGTTTGTGGGCCAAGTTCCTGCCCGCGAG TCATGCGGTGTTGTCGTCGACTTAATTCGAGCTCACAAAATGGCCGGTCGAGGCGTCCTTTTGGCCGGCGGCCCAGGGACGGGAAAGACGGCACTCGCGCTCGCCATCAGCCAAGAGCTGGGAACCAAGATCCCATTCTGCCCGATTGTCGGCAGCGAAATCTACTCGACggaggtgaagaagacggaggTGCTGATGGAGAACTTCCGAAGAGCCATCGGCCTCAAGGTCCGGGAGACGAAGGAGGTCTACGAGGGCGAGGTGACGGAGCTGACGCCCGAGGAGGCAGAGAACCCGCTGGGGGGCTACGGCAAGACCATCAGCACGCTGCTCATCGGACTCAAGAGCGCCAAGGGCCAGAAGAAGCTGCGCCTCGATCCCAGCATCTACGAGGCGATTCAGAAGGAGAGGGTCACGGTCGGGGACGTCATCTACATTGAGGCCAACACGGGCGCCTGCAAGAGGGTGGGCAGGTCGGACGCGTACGCGACCGAGTTCGACCTCGAGGCCGAGGAGTACGTGCCCATCCCAAAGGGCGAGGtgcacaagaagaaggaaatcGTGCAGGACGTGACGCTGCATGATTTGGATGTTGCCAACGCGAGACCGCAGGGCGGTCAGGACATCATGAGCATGATGGGCCAGCTGATGAAGCCTAAGATGACGGAGATTACGGAGAAGCTGCGCGCTGAGATTAACAAAGTTGTCAGCAAGTACATTGATCAAGGTGTGGCCGAACTCGTCCCGGGCGTCTTGTTCATTGATGAA GCACACATGCTTGACGTAGAGTGCTTCACCTATCTCAACCGAGCTCTGGAATCGCCGATTGCCCCCATTGTGGTACTGGCGTCAAATCGCGGAATGTGCACAATAAGAGGCACTGACGACATTGTCGCTGCCCACGGCATTCCAACCGACTTTCTCGCACGCCTGCTCATCATCCCCACTGCCCCTTATCAGGCCGACGAGATCAAGCAGATTGTGCGGATACGAGCCTCCACCGAAGGCGTGGCCATCACGGATGCGGCTATCGACAAGATTTCAGACCATGGCGTGCGAATTAGTCTGCGGTATTGCTTGCAGCTGCTGACACCAGCGAG CATTCTTGCAAAGGCAAACGGCCGCTCCCAGATTGATGTCCAGGACGTCAGCGAGTGCGAGGACCTTTTCCTCGACGCTCGTCGTAGTGCTTCGCTATTGAGCAGCGAGGCTGGACGTGGCTACATCTCGTAG